The Geotrypetes seraphini chromosome 8, aGeoSer1.1, whole genome shotgun sequence genome includes a region encoding these proteins:
- the WDR87 gene encoding WD repeat-containing protein 87 isoform X2 has translation MIYSISHYPSSLPAMAFYRLGTSNCFIAFDWGSNTEKKKIKIWFQDASNVNMILQKEYPNEVKARTTKICYVASRQIYVTYSEDQFLRLYAYQCQQLKLLGTVISFYLVRTMCYNEQTAELITGSKGAIIFWIFNNEFSVLNISRVMEIKNGFFVSDLTLERGYRYMVALCEYLVIVFDCQKKVEIHSFGEEQRLPLTCFTMHWIERYVYTGDKYGSVHVWSIDTGHRLSEIKAHMSAISSIVLNPTVHVLLTASKDHMVKEWSLSTLELLRSLSMEEEVLHLQLINENVFYCFTTYTFSIWTLNTFYKLFNAMGSSVKKMKRVQSLSGKARILVSSDDDIIRCLSPVTGELLFLTWPFLVLEKALDYIYDPETEELFVVTGSPDIHVIDTSICPCSSKYIIITSENKDDTVVCLASSRQMLMGKVSCLIFSGHMSGYIRLISPPDYCMDECKIHNGAIITMQCLSNDDPHMVTSELRLMCSYGMDNYIFLTNIAVKVNTITLELLTSIFCKCKLQYIMLVPEWLWTITAKNTIRLWKVQELLSSEKQHSVIKKKDNQMSRITSLDYCSTLGLFLTGYQDGTVRVCDTKSNMLAEFKISQNFNSACFANPWADVLVAFNSNIYVIPGLQYLQEEQLKCLAAQNIADDSIEDPLPFLPSIFLTSDRPLIPKYLQFRKEKTTYKRIQSIKSNKAILIKKSIVKVVKIMPQELESKSDSEQAERNKPGDGTVGLRMMDRQDALLSIQEWQKSDILQDQNLLPSPYGLMEYKPVTLDLEPVSKLKPDFPIAPDGYIPNSVIRVPIWPHCSPNNLLDFMDNRKGDQVKDQPAALDLLTQIARSKWLGKNLNDINLESVIQALLDRMTQVPMTIYKCCTKALTRILQAYIIPQNLKTSIARRLYEDTYDKHNSKRLEAWNALDSMQLLNLEAVIHLARALLDADVRLRDKARSLLASSAKIITKTSLMKIMQRHAVIQDLMSLPSKHSKEKAETADQAMNLKTLDSLCQQLNNNLTNNLQFVNIKAIKPPTTIKALHAIDHIVAMRFTEAPKSLEILKPVKAIKRIKITQYTEDIKVMDVTISIKITKVLKTMKAVKPKDDFELTEATSTTGITKGTERTNSNKVMKCKETITPMYTTKPMVVTIKTKPKEIHKYMKKYMLSEDTVSMKSTDNGQEKLPYAKQAKPYFWLPELTDMTYVNKKWTPHEEPIDMWDDSEMDESSKEKNELPRKGRMVFRTNDKEEKEKVKEYSDLQPREHKKAKKSTCSSSQTRKLLGHEDCTLNIYCTEVSPYKLPLGIPTWEGKQKKIPTQLKGSSMNYLTSSSSRSSSSSRTTVRHINHGVPFSRTPSVESLVTQAVSLDDEQCKKEPHRFKIDPNVHYDTDHSRWKDHLYKLIECHGFRSLKNRSLIFDHIDNYKRRTGHIRDKNYSNDPKDLHTAKNTKYWEGMNLGPEMKGTTKMSAITPFEIERDLWPGLKMKLKKDTILSSSINRKVHFHPLHQERGGDDLTMTKTTSFETDSG, from the exons ATTAAAATTTGGTTTCAAGATGCATCCAATGTGAATATGATTCTTCAAAAGGAATACCCCAATGAAGTCAAAGCCCGCACAACAAAAATTTGCTATGTTGCCAGCCGCCAAATATATGTCACATACTCAGAAGATCAATTTCTACGTCTGTATGCATACCAATGCCAACAGTTGAAGTTGCTTGGCACTGTGATATCCTTTTATTTGGTGAGGACAATGTGCTACAATGAGCAGACAGCGGAACTGATCACTGGCTCTAAAGGTGCTATCATTTTTTGGATCTTCAATAATGAGTTCTCTGTCCTCAATATTTCCAGGGTCATGGAAATTAAAAATGGCTTCTTTGTCAGCGATCTTACCTTGGAAAGAGGCTATAGGTACATGGTAGCCCTTTGCGAGTACCTGGTCATAGTATTTGATTGCCAAAAGAAAGTGGAGATTCACTCTTTTGGGGAAGAACAAAGACTTCCCCTTACCTGCTTCACTATGCACTGGATTGAGAGATATGTCTACACTGGTGATAAGTATGGATCTGTGCATGTCTGGAGCATTGATACTGGTCACCGACTATCAGAAATTAAAGCCCATATGAGTGCTATCTCCAGCATTGTGCTCAACCCAACAGTCCATGTGCTGCTTACTGCTTCAAAGGACCACATGGTGAAAGAGTGGAGCTTGAGCACCTTGGAGCTTTTAAGGAGTCTTAGCATGGAAGAGGAGGTCCTTCATTTACAGCTGATTAATGAGAATGTCTTCTATTGCTTCACCACATATACTTTCTCCATATGGACCCTCAATACCTTCTACAAGTTATTTAATGCAATGGGCTCATCtgtgaaaaaaatgaaaagggtTCAGAGTTTATCAGGCAAGGCTAGAATCCTAGTATCCTCAGATGATGACATCATTCGTTGTTTATCTCCAGTGACTGGGGAGCTGCTGTTTCTAACCTGGCCCTTCTTGGTACTGGAGAAAGCATTAGATTATATCTATGACCCAGAGACAGAAGAGCTGTTTGTAGTAACAGGGTCACCTGATATCCATGTGATAGACACATCCATCTGTCCTTGCTCTTCCAAATATATTATAATTACTTCAGAAAACAAAGATGATACAGTTGTCTGTCTGGCTTCCAGCAGGCAGATGTTAATGGGAAAGGTGTCCTGCTTAATTTTCAGTGGCCACATGAGTGGCTACATAAGACTAATCTCTCCGCCTGATTACTGCATGGATGAATGTAAAATTCACAATGGTGCAATTATCACCATGCAGTGCCTTTCAAATGATGACCCTCACATGGTCACCTCAGAACTAAGACTTATGTGTTCCTATGGAATGGATAATTACATTTTTTTGACAAACATTGCCGTGAAGGTGAATACCATCACACTGGAGCTTTTAACTAGCATCTTTTGTAAATGTAAACTTCAGTATATCATGCTGGTTCCTGAGTGGTTGTGGACAATTACAGCAAAAAACACTATCAGACTCTGGAAGGTTCAGGAGCTGCTTAGCAGTGAAAAACAGCACAGTGTCATCAAAAAGAAAGATAATCAGATGTCTCGCATCACATCTTTGGATTACTGCTCCACATTGGGCTTGTTTCTGACTGGATACCAAGATGGCACTGTGCGTGTGTGTGACACCAAAAGCAACATGCTGGCAGAATTTAAAATCAGCCAGAACTTCAACAGTGCCTGCTTTGCCAACCCGTGGGCTGATGTGCTGGTCGCCTTTAATAGCAATATCTATGTGATTCCAGGTCTTCAGTACTTACAGGAGGAGCAGCTAAAGTGCTTGGCTGCTCAAAACATAGCAGATGATAGCATAGAAGATCCACTCCCTTTTCTTCCCAGCATATTTCTGACTTCTGATAGACCCCTGATACCAAAGTACCTCCAGTTTAGAAAGGAAAAGACAACCTACAAAAGGATACAGTCAATCAAAAGCAACAAAGCGATTCTGATAAAGAAAAGCATTGTGAAAGTTGTCAAGATAATGCCTCAGGAATTAGAATCCAAGTCTGACTCTGAACAGGCAGAAAGAAACAAGCCTGGGGATGGAACTGTAGGGTTGCGTATGATGGATAGACAAGATGCTCTTTTGAGCATTCAAGAATGGCAAAAGTCTGACATTCTACAAGATCAGAATTTGCTTCCTTCACCGTATGGATTGATGGAATATAAACCAGTGACATTAGATTTGGAACCAGTATCAAAGCTAAAACCTGATTTTCCTATTGCGCCAGATGGATATATCCCAAATTCTGTCATCAGGGTACCCATCTGGCCCCACTGCTCACCAAATAATCTTCTGGATTTTATGGACAACAGAAAAGGGGACCAGGTTAAGGATCAGCCTGCAGCCCTGGACCTACTGACTCAAATAGCACGCAGTAAATGGCTTGGAAAAAATCTGAATGACATTAACTTGGAATCTGTCATCCAAGCCCTCCTTGACAGAATGACTCAAGTACCAATGACTATATATAAATGTTGTACCAAAGCTTTAACTAGAATCCTTCAAGCCTACATCATCCCTCAAAATCTGAAAACCAGCATAGCAAGAAGGCTTTATGAGGACACATACGATAAACACAACTCAAAGAGGCTGGAGGCTTGGAATGCTCTGGACAGTATGCAGCTGTtgaatctagaagctgtgatcCATCTTGCCAGGGCACTGTTGGATGCAGATGTGAGGCTCAGGGATAAGGCTAGATCTTTGCTTGCTTCTTCTGCCAAAATCATCACCAAAACATCCCTGATGAAAATAATGCAAAGACATGCTGTCATACAAGATCTCAT GTCTCTTCCTTCCAAGCACAGCAAAGAGAAAGCAGAAACTGCAGACCAAGCAATGAACTTGAAGACCTTAGATTCTCTTTGCCAGCAACTGAATAACAATCTGACCAATAACTTACAATTTGTAAACATAAAGGCAATAAAACCTCCAACTACCATCAAAGCCTTACATGCTATAGACCATATTGTAGCCATGAGATTTACAGAAGCTCCCAAATCCCTAGAAATCCTAAAGCCTGTAAAAGCCATAAAACGCATTAAAATCACACAATACACAGAAGATATCAAGGTAATGGATGTCACGATATCCATAAAAATTACAAAAGTTCTAAAAACTATGAAAGCCGTCAAACCCAAGGATGACTTTGAACTCACAGAAGCCACCAGCACTACAGGAATCACAAAAGGCACAGAAAGAACAAATAGCAACAAAGTTATGAAATGCAAGGAAACCATAACACCCATGTACACCACTAAACCCATGGTAGTTACCATAAAAACAAAGCCAAAGGAAATCCACAagtatatgaaaaaatatatgttATCTGAGGATACAGTCAGCATGAAGTCCACTGATAATGGACAAGAAAAACTTCCCTATGCCAAACAAGCAAAGCCTTATTTCTGGCTCCCAGAACTAACTGACATGACATATGTAAACAAAAAGTGGACACCGCATGAAGAACCGATAGACATGTGGGATGACAGTGAGATGGATGAAAGCTCTAAAGAAAAGAATGAGCTGCCGAGAAAAGGAAGAATGGTATTCAGGACTAATgacaaggaagaaaaagaaaaggtgaAGGAGTACTCAGATTTACAGCCCAGAGAACACAAGAAAGCAAAGAAGTCAACATGTTCATCTAGTCAAACAAGAAAACTGCTTGGGCATGAAGACTGCACCCTGAATATCTACTGTACTGAAGTAAGTCCATATAAGCTTCCATTAGGAATCCCCAcgtgggaagggaaacagaagaaaaTCCCTACCCAGCTAAAAGGAAGTTCTATGAACTAtttgaccagcagcagcagcaggagcagcagcagcagcaggacaaCTGTTAGGCATATCAACCATGGTGTTCCATTTAGCAGAACACCATCGGTTGAGTCACTTGTAACCCAAGCAGTATCACTGGATGATGAACAATGCAAAAAAGAACCACACCGGTTCAAGATTGATCCCAATGTACATTATGATACAGACCACTCGAGATGGAAGGACCATCTGTATAAACTTATAGAATGCCATGGGTTCCGGTCACTTAAGAATAGATCCTTAATATTTGATCATATTGACAATTACAAAAGAAGAACTGGGCACATCAGAG